A window from Mycolicibacterium tokaiense encodes these proteins:
- a CDS encoding TIGR01777 family oxidoreductase yields MSIVAVAGSSGLIGSALVNALRAEDHRVVRIVRRVPSNADELHWNPVTGELDPAGLADVDAVVNLCGVNVAGSRWSGAFKQSLRDSRITPTEVLAAAVAEAGVPVLVNSSAVGFYGDTRDRVVDEDSAPGAGFLARLCLDWEAATVVAEAAGTRVVHTRSGLVLSPAGGLLSRLRPLFSLGLGARLGSGRQYMPWISLDDEVRALLFAIDHDQLSGPVNLTGPAPVTNAEFTAALGRALGRPAPLVAPGFVIQAVLGEFAQEGLLVGQRAIPAALERAGFQFHHQTIGEALSYAVRRGEPA; encoded by the coding sequence ATGAGCATCGTCGCCGTGGCCGGGTCGTCCGGCCTCATCGGTTCGGCACTGGTCAACGCGCTGCGCGCCGAGGATCACCGAGTGGTGCGCATCGTGCGCAGGGTGCCGTCCAATGCCGATGAGCTGCACTGGAATCCGGTGACCGGCGAACTCGACCCGGCCGGCCTGGCCGATGTCGACGCGGTGGTCAACCTGTGCGGCGTCAACGTCGCGGGGTCCCGGTGGTCGGGGGCGTTCAAGCAGAGCCTGCGCGACAGCCGGATCACCCCCACCGAGGTGCTGGCCGCCGCAGTGGCCGAGGCCGGGGTGCCGGTCCTGGTCAACTCCAGTGCGGTCGGTTTCTACGGCGACACGCGGGACCGGGTGGTCGACGAGGACAGCGCACCCGGGGCGGGTTTCCTGGCCCGGTTGTGCCTGGACTGGGAGGCCGCCACGGTGGTCGCCGAGGCCGCCGGCACCCGGGTGGTGCACACCCGCTCGGGACTGGTGCTCTCCCCCGCCGGCGGCCTGCTGAGTCGGCTGCGGCCCCTGTTCAGCCTCGGTCTGGGAGCCCGGTTGGGCAGCGGACGCCAGTACATGCCCTGGATCAGCCTCGACGACGAGGTGCGGGCGCTGCTGTTCGCCATCGACCACGACCAGCTGTCGGGGCCGGTGAACCTGACGGGCCCGGCTCCGGTCACCAACGCCGAGTTCACCGCCGCGTTGGGCCGCGCGCTGGGCCGCCCGGCGCCTCTGGTCGCGCCCGGCTTCGTGATCCAGGCCGTGCTCGGCGAGTTCGCACAGGAGGGTCTGCTGGTGGGACAACGAGCCATCCCGGCGGCGCTGGAGCGGGCCGGTTTCCAATTCCACCACCAGACCATCGGGGAGGCCCTGAGCTACGCCGTCCGCCGTGGTGAACCGGCGTAG
- the lipA gene encoding lipoyl synthase codes for MSVVPEGRKLLRLEVRNAQTPIERKPPWIKTRAKMGPEYTELKGLVKREGLHTVCEEAGCPNIYECWEDREATFLIGGEQCTRRCDFCQIDTGKPADLDRDEPRRVAESVQAMGLRYSTVTGVARDDLPDGGAWLYAETVRYIKQLNPGTGVELLIPDFNAVPEQLNEVFESRPEVLAHNVETVPRIFKRIRPAFRYQRSLDVITAAREFGLVTKSNLILGMGETPDEVRTALDDLLGAGCDLITITQYLRPSARHHPVERWVKPEEFVEHAAYAESIGFAGVLAGPLVRSSYRAGRLYQQAVEKRARSAVS; via the coding sequence GTGAGCGTCGTTCCCGAGGGCCGTAAGCTGCTGCGACTGGAAGTGCGTAATGCGCAGACCCCCATCGAGCGCAAACCACCGTGGATCAAGACCCGCGCCAAGATGGGCCCCGAATACACCGAGCTCAAAGGCCTGGTGAAGCGGGAGGGTCTGCACACGGTGTGTGAAGAGGCCGGCTGCCCCAACATCTACGAGTGCTGGGAAGACCGGGAGGCCACCTTCCTGATCGGCGGCGAGCAGTGCACCCGGCGCTGCGACTTCTGCCAGATCGACACCGGCAAGCCCGCCGACCTCGACCGTGACGAGCCGCGCCGGGTCGCCGAGAGCGTGCAGGCCATGGGTCTGCGCTACTCCACTGTCACGGGCGTGGCCCGCGACGACCTGCCCGACGGCGGCGCCTGGCTCTACGCCGAGACGGTGCGCTACATCAAGCAGCTCAACCCCGGCACCGGCGTCGAGCTTCTCATCCCTGATTTCAACGCCGTCCCCGAGCAACTCAACGAGGTCTTCGAATCCCGCCCGGAGGTGTTGGCGCACAACGTCGAAACCGTGCCGCGCATCTTCAAGCGCATCCGCCCGGCCTTCCGCTACCAGCGCAGCCTCGATGTCATCACCGCCGCCCGCGAATTCGGCCTGGTCACCAAGTCCAACCTGATCCTCGGCATGGGCGAGACGCCCGACGAGGTACGCACCGCGCTCGACGATCTGCTGGGCGCCGGTTGTGATCTGATCACCATCACCCAGTACCTGCGCCCGTCGGCGCGCCACCATCCGGTGGAACGCTGGGTCAAGCCCGAAGAGTTCGTCGAGCACGCCGCTTACGCCGAGAGCATCGGCTTCGCCGGGGTGCTGGCCGGGCCCCTGGTGCGCTCGTCATACCGGGCCGGTCGGCTCTATCAGCAGGCCGTCGAGAAGCGGGCCCGAAGCGCCGTATCCTGA
- the sucB gene encoding 2-oxoglutarate dehydrogenase, E2 component, dihydrolipoamide succinyltransferase, which produces MAVSVQMPALGESVTEGTVTRWLKQEGDTVEVDEPLLEVSTDKVDTEIPSPAAGVLTKIVAQEDDTVEVGGELAVIGDASEGEDAGGDTSGDASEGETTEPEATPSEEAAPEPEAEPESEPEPEPAAESSGGDGEGTSVTMPELGESVTEGTVTRWLKSVGDSVEVDEPLVEVSTDKVDTEIPSPVAGTLLSITAEEDDTVAVGGELAKIGDKSAAPKAEKKPEPKPEPKPEPKEEPKPEPKAEPKQEAKPEPKPEPRQEAKPEPKPEPKPEPKPEAKPEAKKDSEPSGDGSPYVTPLVRKLAAENNVDLASVKGTGVGGRIRKQDVLAAAESAKAPAEQAPAAAAPQKPAAAAPAESPLAHLRGTTQKANRIRQITAKKTRESLQTTAQLTQVHEVDMTKIVALRAKAKKSFSEREGVNLTYLPFIARAVIDALKAHPNVNASYNEDAKEITYYDAEHLGFAVDTEQGLLSPVVKNAGDLSLAGLARAIKDIAGRARSGNLKPDELSGGTFTITNIGSEGALFDTPILVPPQAAMLGTGAIVKRPRVIVDEFGNESIGIRSVSYLPLTYDHRLIDGADAGRFLTTIKRRLEEGAFEADLGL; this is translated from the coding sequence ATGGCCGTTTCAGTCCAGATGCCCGCACTCGGTGAGAGCGTCACGGAGGGGACTGTCACCCGCTGGCTCAAACAAGAAGGCGACACCGTCGAAGTCGACGAGCCCCTGCTCGAGGTCTCCACCGACAAGGTGGACACCGAGATCCCGTCCCCCGCAGCCGGTGTGCTGACCAAGATCGTGGCCCAGGAAGACGACACCGTTGAGGTGGGCGGCGAACTGGCCGTGATCGGCGACGCCTCCGAAGGTGAAGACGCAGGCGGCGACACTTCGGGGGATGCGAGCGAGGGCGAGACCACCGAGCCCGAGGCCACCCCCAGCGAAGAAGCCGCTCCCGAGCCGGAGGCCGAGCCCGAATCTGAGCCCGAGCCCGAGCCGGCAGCGGAGTCGTCGGGTGGCGATGGTGAGGGCACGTCGGTGACGATGCCGGAGCTCGGCGAGTCGGTCACCGAGGGCACGGTCACCCGCTGGCTCAAGAGCGTCGGCGATTCGGTCGAGGTGGACGAGCCGCTGGTGGAGGTCTCCACCGACAAGGTGGACACCGAGATCCCGTCTCCGGTGGCCGGCACCTTGCTGAGCATCACCGCCGAAGAAGACGACACGGTAGCCGTCGGCGGCGAACTGGCCAAGATCGGCGACAAGAGCGCCGCGCCGAAGGCCGAGAAGAAGCCCGAACCCAAGCCGGAGCCCAAGCCCGAACCCAAGGAAGAGCCCAAGCCGGAACCGAAGGCCGAGCCCAAGCAAGAGGCCAAGCCGGAACCGAAGCCCGAGCCCAGGCAAGAGGCCAAGCCGGAACCGAAGCCCGAACCCAAGCCGGAACCGAAGCCGGAAGCCAAGCCGGAAGCCAAGAAGGATTCCGAGCCCTCCGGGGACGGCAGCCCGTACGTGACGCCGTTGGTGCGCAAGCTCGCCGCGGAGAACAACGTCGACCTGGCGTCGGTGAAGGGCACCGGGGTCGGTGGCCGCATCCGCAAGCAGGACGTGCTGGCCGCCGCCGAGAGCGCCAAGGCGCCCGCCGAGCAGGCACCGGCCGCCGCCGCGCCGCAGAAGCCGGCCGCCGCCGCCCCGGCGGAGAGCCCGCTGGCACACCTGCGCGGCACCACGCAGAAGGCCAACCGGATCCGCCAGATCACCGCCAAGAAGACCCGCGAATCGCTGCAGACCACCGCGCAGCTGACGCAGGTCCACGAGGTCGACATGACCAAGATCGTGGCGCTGCGGGCCAAGGCCAAGAAGTCCTTCTCCGAGCGCGAGGGCGTCAACCTGACCTACTTGCCGTTCATCGCCCGCGCGGTGATCGACGCGCTGAAGGCGCACCCGAACGTCAACGCCAGCTACAACGAGGACGCCAAGGAGATCACCTACTACGACGCCGAGCACCTCGGCTTCGCGGTGGACACCGAGCAGGGTCTGCTGTCCCCGGTGGTGAAGAACGCCGGCGACCTGTCGCTGGCCGGGTTGGCGCGCGCCATCAAGGACATCGCGGGCCGGGCCCGCTCGGGCAACCTCAAGCCCGACGAGCTGTCCGGTGGCACGTTCACCATCACCAACATCGGCAGTGAGGGTGCGCTGTTCGACACCCCGATCCTGGTGCCGCCGCAGGCCGCCATGCTGGGCACCGGCGCCATCGTGAAGCGGCCGCGGGTGATCGTCGACGAGTTCGGCAACGAGTCCATCGGCATCCGCTCGGTGAGCTACCTGCCGCTGACCTACGACCACCGTCTCATCGACGGCGCCGACGCGGGCCGTTTCCTGACCACGATCAAGCGTCGCCTCGAAGAGGGGGCGTTCGAAGCCGACCTGGGCCTGTAG
- the lipB gene encoding lipoyl(octanoyl) transferase LipB: protein MSSIRSSSAPVDVQQLGVLDYGSAWDLQRELADARVAGGPDSLLLLEHPSVYTAGRRTEPGERPQDGTPVIDTDRGGKITWHGPGQLVGYPIVGLTEPLDVVDFVRRLEEALISVCTGFGLDAGRVAGRSGVWLPGDSRRPERKIGAIGIRVSRGVTLHGFALNCDCDLGSFASIIPCGITDAGVTSLTAELGRPVTVAEVREQVGAAVCDALDGVLPVRLEQQASVGSSQ from the coding sequence ATGAGTTCCATCCGGTCCAGCTCCGCCCCGGTCGACGTGCAACAGCTGGGCGTCCTCGACTACGGCAGCGCCTGGGATCTGCAGCGCGAGCTGGCCGACGCCAGGGTGGCAGGCGGGCCGGACTCCCTGCTGCTGCTGGAGCACCCGTCGGTGTACACCGCCGGTCGACGCACCGAGCCCGGCGAGCGTCCCCAGGACGGCACGCCGGTGATCGACACCGACCGCGGCGGCAAGATCACCTGGCACGGTCCCGGGCAGCTGGTCGGCTACCCCATCGTCGGGTTGACCGAGCCACTGGATGTGGTGGACTTCGTCCGGCGCCTCGAAGAGGCCCTGATCAGCGTGTGCACCGGGTTCGGTCTGGACGCCGGCCGAGTGGCCGGCCGCTCCGGGGTGTGGCTGCCCGGCGACAGCCGGCGGCCCGAGCGCAAGATCGGCGCCATCGGTATCAGGGTGTCGCGCGGGGTGACCCTGCACGGCTTCGCCCTGAACTGCGACTGCGATCTGGGCTCGTTCGCGTCGATCATCCCGTGCGGCATCACCGACGCCGGTGTGACGTCGCTGACGGCCGAGCTCGGTCGCCCGGTCACCGTCGCCGAGGTACGTGAGCAGGTGGGCGCCGCGGTATGCGACGCTCTCGACGGTGTGCTGCCGGTCCGGTTGGAGCAGCAGGCAAGCGTAGGATCGTCCCAGTGA
- a CDS encoding DUF4191 domain-containing protein, with amino-acid sequence MATRNKAEAKEAKAQAKAARKAASKQRRSQLWQAFQMQRKEDKRLLPYMIGAFVLIVALAVVSGIAIGGFTMYMLIPLGIVLGALVAFIIFGRRAQKSVYRKAEGQTGAAAWALDNLRGRWRVTPGVAATGNFDAVHRVIGRPGVIFVGEGNAGRVKPLLAQEKKRTARLVGDVPIYDFIVGNEEGQVPLAKLERHLNKLPANINTKQMDSLESRLQALGTKMGPAALPKGPLPNAAKLRGVQRKVQRR; translated from the coding sequence ATGGCAACCCGCAACAAAGCTGAGGCCAAAGAGGCAAAGGCCCAGGCGAAGGCCGCCCGCAAGGCCGCATCCAAGCAGCGCCGCAGCCAGCTGTGGCAGGCCTTCCAGATGCAGCGCAAGGAGGACAAACGCCTCCTGCCCTACATGATCGGCGCGTTCGTGCTGATCGTGGCGCTCGCGGTGGTCTCGGGTATCGCCATCGGCGGGTTCACCATGTACATGCTGATTCCGCTCGGCATCGTGCTCGGCGCGCTGGTGGCCTTCATCATCTTCGGCCGCCGCGCCCAGAAGTCGGTGTACCGCAAGGCCGAAGGCCAGACCGGTGCGGCCGCCTGGGCGTTGGACAATCTGCGGGGCCGCTGGCGGGTCACCCCAGGGGTGGCCGCCACGGGCAACTTCGATGCGGTGCACCGGGTGATCGGCCGGCCCGGGGTGATCTTCGTCGGTGAGGGCAACGCGGGACGGGTCAAGCCGCTGCTGGCCCAGGAGAAGAAGCGCACCGCCCGCCTGGTCGGCGATGTGCCGATCTACGACTTCATCGTCGGCAACGAGGAAGGCCAGGTTCCGCTGGCCAAGCTGGAGCGCCACCTCAACAAGCTGCCGGCCAACATCAACACCAAGCAGATGGACTCCCTGGAATCCCGCCTGCAGGCGCTGGGCACCAAGATGGGGCCCGCCGCGCTGCCCAAGGGCCCGCTGCCCAATGCCGCCAAGCTGCGGGGCGTGCAGCGCAAGGTCCAGCGTCGCTGA